A segment of the Brienomyrus brachyistius isolate T26 chromosome 4, BBRACH_0.4, whole genome shotgun sequence genome:
taaatgttaagtgactAACATGCAATTGTAAAAAATCTCAGTGTGTGCAAAAACATTTGACTGGTAGCgtatataacatataatatgACATAAGATTTCTGTCATACATTTTAACTAACCTAGTTCTGTTTCTCTGAATGGTTTTCACACAGAATGGAGTGAATCACACTCTGTTAATGTGACCCACTTTTGCCACTCGACATGTCATTTGTTAATGGCCAGACAACAAATGGAATTTCATAGTTTATTGGTAGTTTTTTTCATATAAGTCATACAGtatgtgcatatatatttaCTGTAGTGTTTTAATAGTTCTTTAAACATGCACAACAGACATTGAGAACACCGATTTTTCACATATTCAAATATTAATTTTGAATGGACGAAAGAACCTTATAAGTGCTACTCAGCCTCCAAAAGGAAACCCAGAAGTAAAATTTCATCATATAAATCATAAAGCAAATAAATAGGAAAACTCATTTCATGATTAGAGTAGGAAATACTGCTcttatttataataatactaAAGTAACTACATACAATGCACTactttaaataaaacaaaacacattgttttatttgtggtATATTATACATTTACTCTGATAAATTTAAACCTGTAACAAACACTACAAAATTGTCAAATGAGCCAGATGTATGGATGAAGGCTCTCGGTATCATACGGGATAAGTGACACTACAAAAAGAAAGCACACGTAATAAGTCCAATGTAGAGATTTCAAAGGGCACAGGAATGAATGTGAATATTACCAATGTGTGTTCAGAATTCTCAAGAAGAGATACTGTGGTTTGACAAGATGGGGTGGGCCAGGAAAGTACAGAGCTGAAAAGAGCAAAACGGGGTGGTTGCAGTGGGATGGGCATGCAAGGCTGGGGAAAGAGGGTATAAATGGCCTGCAACTTAAGAAGCACATCTTGTGTGCAAGGGCACCAGTGCTAAGAAGGACCCACTAACATCACATGATCTGGCGGGGCATGCCATACCCTGTCATGCCCGACTGAGATGCTCCCTGGTTGCTGCCCATCTGAAGCCCAATGAGACTCTGGCCCCGACGGAGCTGTTCCAATGAAAACTCTCGTCTGTGTCCCTGAGCTTTCCTGTAAGCACATTTGAGACAGATCTGATGACCACACAGGTCGGACTGGACAAATGAGCACCCACAAAACACAGGTGGTCAGACAGCAAGGACACGCTGAAGACATGTGGTCAGACAGTGAGGACACACCGAAGGCATGTGGTCAGACAGTGAGGACACACTGAAGGCATGTGGTCAGACAGTGAGGACACACCGAAGGCATGTGATCAAACACTGAGGACACACCGAAGGCATGTGGTCAGACAGTGAGGACACACCGAAGGCATGTGGTCAAACACTGAGGACACACCGAAGGCATGTGGTCAAACAGTGAGGACACACCGAAGGCATGTGGTCAAACAGTGAGGACACACCGAAGGCATGTGGTCAAACACTGAGGACACACTGAAGGCATGTGATCAAACACTGAGGACACACCGAAGGCATGTGGTCAGACAGTGAGGACACGCTGAAGGCATGTGGTCAAACAGTGAGGACACACCGAAGGCATGTGATCAAACACTGAGGACACACTGAAGGCATGTGGTCAGACAGTGAGGACACACCGAAGGCATGTGATCAAACACTGAGGACACACCGAAGACATGTGGTCAGACAGTGAGGACACACCGAAGGCATGTGATCAAACACTGAGGACACACCGAAGGCATGTGGTCAGACAGTGAGGACACACCGAAGGCATGTGGTCAGACAGTGAGGACACACCGAAGGCATGTGGTCAGACAGTGAGGACACACCGAAGGCATGTGGTCAGACAGTGAGGACACACTGAAGGCATGTGGTCAAACACTGAGGACACACCGAAGGCATGTGGTCAGACAGTGAGGACAGCTGAGATCACTTGGAAACCAGGTAACCACACCACTCCACTTACTTGTGAAACCATTCACGATCACCACGGTAATGCCCATCATCCTTGGTGACAGCTACACTTCCGAGAGCCATCAGTGTCCTTTGCACAGCAGCCATGTCCTTCCCTGTAACCACAGCGATTCAGATTCATCATCGGGGCCGGTTCTAGACAGGCATATATAAGGGGGTAGACAGAAATGTGAAGGGGGCACATGGTGGTGATGGAGGCGGGTAAGGGGTGGGGGTGCTCTGGATAACTGTTTTTGTTATGTAATTAGATTGCACTTTGTCAGGCCTCTACCCTAAGACCTGTCCAACTTGGGTGTCCCCCCTAAAGGCTAAGCTTCTGCTGGTATAGCTCTTAGGGTCACTGAGGCACGCAAACCCCCTGACCACGGTAAGGTGGCAATCCCTCAGGGGgaaactgaaaaataaaacaacaaaaaataaaataaaatattcctcATCAGATTAAAAcaactaaaaacatgacatttaccTTAATTGGATGGCCTATATCAAACATATTTGAACCCAACAAAACACTTTTCACTATTGCCAATATTAACAAAACTAAAAAGGGTAGTCAAagttataaaaagaaaaagaaaaaataaattcaagtctggaaaaatataactgaaaaatagaattaaaaaaaattaaataaagaataaaattaaatatccaTCCAGATCTTTACAACCAACAACATAAAAATGTATCTTAATTGGATGACCTAATTCTCAAATAAATTtgcaaaataaagaataaaataagaCCTCTCTATATAGCCAATAtttacaaaactaaaaatggTCAGCAtagtaattttaaaaaaaaataattcaccATGTCTTTTCATACATTTCTCAAACTAATTTGCAGAACACAACTGATTTAGAACAGAACATTTtaacctttttcttcttttttgtcattttgtctTGTTCTAAGCTTGTTTGTTTTGCAAGAAACTGAACTCCCTGTTTCCAACTGAACAGCTCCACTCTCCTTTCTCCTCAATCCACTCTACAACAACAGTCTCCTGTTTCCCTTTGCAAAAACTCTTACAAATTCATCCATATCCAAGTTATTTCTTATGGACTTCTCATGGACCAAAATCACCAAATTCCTCTTTCTTTTATGTAATATGGTGCGACAATAGGGAGTTAGGACCCTTGACAAAGTGGCTGTCAAAGACACACCAATTACCAGGGCTGTTATATACAATTTATGCAACTCAGGAAAGGCTTCCTTGTACTCCTGCAGGAATTGACAAACAGTGGACAGGTCTGTTTCCTTTGAACATTTTTTGAGCAGCATCTGTTTTGCCACAAGAATTTCATTTCTCAGACTTACATCTGCTACAGTGCCAGCCATCACAGCCAGAGGGTGCAACAGGGTGGGATCTAGAAATGTGGTAGATTTGGGTGCAAGACTAGATATGGCTCTCATCAGGTCAATATTCTTGTGTGAAAATCTAGTTTCCATTTCTGAAATGGCCCTGTCAAGGATGTTGAGCAGGGATCTTTTCAGAGACTGATGGGGGAAAATGGTAGGGTCACCAGGGTCTGTATGGCCCAAAGTTGAAAGCACAACACTTTGACCAAGGTGTTTGCTCATTGTTCTCCTTCTCTTTGTTGGATGTGACTCATCCTCAGCAGGAGATGACACTCCCCAACAGTCATCCTCACGGAGTCCAGTGCTGCACTAACAACCTCAGCAGCACTGCACAGATCAACTGACTGAGACTGTAGAATAGCATTTGCTGGTTTCAAGACACCAAGCACCTGCACTAGGAACTTTCCAGTCTCGAAGAAGTGATGCCTCTTAATTTGGCATAGCAGGCCTGATGTCTCGGTGCACAATTCAACTGCAGCATCATCATCCTCTGTCATCTCAGATAGGATACTAAGGATTTGTTCTTGATTGTCCATAATGCACCTTGTCATCTCATAGTGGCTTGTCCATCTGATCTCAAGCAGCCTTTTTAGACAAGGTGCATCATGTTTATTGAGCACATAGTGGTGGTGAAAAAAGTTGTAGAGTGAACTAGATAGGCTAAAACATCTTTTTGCACACGGCTCACTCTGCATGGCATGCACAACCACTAAGTGCAGTTGGTGCTTGTAGCAGTTGGATGTATGGGACATATCTGTCAAGCCTCTTTTGGAGCAGAGCTTGTACACCACCTCTAACCCCACTCATCACAGAAGCTCCATCATAACCATGGCTAAGTTTACTGTCAGCACTGTAACCAGCATCAGAAAGGTGTAACAGTATCTCAGAGGTGATGTACTCTGCATCAAGTTGTTGCAAGTCAAGTAACCCAATAAGATGCTCCTCTGGCATGGAATTTCTGACAAACCATATTATCACAGACAAATTTTCCACATTGCACCTATCCCTGGTCCCATCACTTTTGAGGCAAAACTCTGCAGAATCAGCACTTTCGTATTTTTTCCTGACCTCTCCAAGCACCATGTCAGCCAGTGTTTGGATAATTTCATTTTGGATATCCTTAGatgtgtattttgcatttttttgggaTACCCTTAGTAATGCTTGCTAGCTTCTCATCCTTCTCTAAGGTATATTCCATCAGTTTTAGAAAAATACCTGAAGCAATGCCATCATCATTACCCGCTGCATCATGTCTCAAAGTTTCTGCAGTCCCACAGAGCCCTAACTCATTTACACAGAGAAACCTTATAGCACTACCAATACTCTTCACAtagtaatgttttttttcaagTTGTGCTTTACCAACCAACATTGAATGCACTGTCCCCCCTGTGGCCTCCCTGCTTTTATGCTCAGTCCAGAAGGTTGAAGCCTGCACATGGTTGTGGCTGCACACATGCCTCTGTAGCCCCTTGTCTCGATCAAGTGCTGCTTTCCAGTTGTTAAAACCAGTTAAGGTAAAAACTACATCCCTCTCATTAACAGTGCTGCCATATTTCCGACAGGGGAAACAGAAGCATGCGTCCCGCACAACAGAGTACTCCAGCCATGGTCGTGTGCGGTACCAGGCAGGATTGAATGATCTTAATGATGTACCACCAAATACACATTTGGGGTAACTACCCAGTATTGGCTGGGATGGTGTATTGCCATTTAAGTCACTGGGTAGCTGGGCGGGTTGCTTTGGGGCAGCAGTTGTTGGCAGAGGTACAGGAGAAGCAGTGCTTGTTGGTGCCACTGGAGGAGACATGCTGGCTGCTGTCTCTGATGGACCAGCAGCAGAATCATTACTCCTGCTATTGGTACAGGCAAGAGCAGCACCACACTTTTTAAAAGCTTGGAAAAAAGGATGCATCTTACAACATtaactttccctttgtgagctgCTGGATGCTGGGGTGGAAAGTGAATAAACTTTACCAAAATCGCTGTGATTACATCTGTATATGAAACAAGAAAACTGTTGAGTGAGTTGAAAGCTGGGGCGGGGCTTTGTGTCAAGGTCCGACAGACACAGGTCCTCCAGTCGGATCTGTGCAGCAGTCTGGCTCACAGTGGTGCTTGTGGGATCGAGAAAGAAACACTTCTCTACCAGATTGAAACTGTGAGAAGAACAATGGACCAGTCCCCCATTGAATGTACAAAtatacatgtatttttttaattgttaattATCTCACGAGTCGCTATGATTTTGATGAGAGAGATTGCTGCTTCCTCTAAACCTCCCGCAATCACACAGCTCATTTCGCTCTGCCCTGCCTACTGAGAAACCGGCTCATTTGCATACTAACAGTGATTGGATGTttagatggggggagggtgagtgGGGGGGATCTCTGCCGACTGCTGTATGAGCTGTATGAGCGGTGGGAAAGAGCGAACAAGAAGTGAAACTTATCATCTCGTTTGTGCCTTTTCCAGTGGATTTTTCAGCTACTGTAGTAAATCTCATCCATAATCAGTTTGTGGGTAATCTACTATTTTCTTCCTCAACTTTGATTTAATGGGGCAGCACATTTGTTTAAGGGGGCGTTGCCCCCTCTTGCCCCAGTGTAGAGCTGGCCCCGTTCATCATCTGAATTGGCCAAATGCCATAAGCTTATCCTGTAGTGATTTTTGAAAATAGCAtataaataaagcatttcaGAAGATGGTGCAAAAATCAGCATACCTTCCCATAAGTCCACCGTCTGAAATATATCTGTGGTGATGACGCCGTAGGCCTCAGCTGCCTTCAGGAACTGGGAGATTTTCTCCATTTGTCTAAAAGCCATCTGAGTCTCAGGGATTTTCTTAATGGGCTCCTTACCTCTAGGGTAGAGGCTGTTAATAAGCCGGCATAGCAGCTGGAAGTGACACACAGGAAATTAGCAAAGCACACAGTAAAGAGTGTGGTATTGCTGACATCACTGAAGGGTAAGATAAACAAAGAGAACTGGGATGCAGACAGAACAGAAATCCCCGTACACAGACAACAGTGTTACAAACATAAGTGACATAAGCAGCAGTATgtgagagtttgatattgggatGACACAACTTCATTATCTAAATACAAAGGTTTATGCACGGTGGAGGATTAATGAATccaaattaaatatatataaataaataaaataataggtGGAAGTACACAGGAgggagtttgatattgggggtGGGCACAAGTCCATAATTTAACTGCAAAGGTCTATTTATTGGGCAGGAACAAACAATGGTTCCAATGTCCCTGCACACAAGCAGACTgccataaatccatccatccctccattttccaaaccgcttatcctactgggttgtggggggtccggagcctatcctggaagctacgggcacgaggcagggaacaacccaggatggggggcagcccatcgtaGAGCaccctcacacatgcactcctatgggtagtttagcaagttcaattagtctcagcatgtctttggactatggggggaaaccagagtacccgtaggaaaccccacgacgacatggggagaacatgcaaactccacacacatgtgacccaggcggagaccggaacccgggtcccagaggtgtgaggcagcagtgttaaccactgcaccaccatgctgcccctgccataaatagtataatattaaatatttcaatcaCAATTGTTCATAATAATGATGCAATGCTTTGTGACGCTCGTGAAAACGTAGTGCAACTTCAGCAGTTCATCAGCtcgaggtacagtacagtaccatatgtaggtactattattattactgtataattcatattattatgcactgtattatttttttgatgTACTTACAAAATCCACTTAAAGGCAGACTTAGGGAACCTATCTCCATCGTCATCTGGGCCCAGTTTTTCAAACAATTTAATTTAGATCAAAGTAATCTGAATTTTGAAATCCCTTGTCTTGCTATCCAGGACCATTTTACTTTTATGCCAGTTTTTCAAAGCAACACTGGACTGGTTCACTGTTATCCAAATACAAAATTTTCAGGATTACGAAATATGTTTTACTAGTGCTTTGGAACCCACAGTGAAGCCTACTTGCTACATAAAAAACATCAGACAAACCTAAAATACTGGTGGCCACAAACAGCCATTATGTGTATTAATTTGAACAAGCAGGAAACACCACAATAAAACAGATCAACCTCCAATGTTCTCTCCAAACGAAGGACAGACTGGACATGTGGTCAGGGTCACAATTGTAAGACATTACTTTTGACTGATGaattattgtcattttcattaaaatacaATGGACAGTAGAGCTTTTTGTTTTGAGCTTTGAGGCTTTGTTTGAGTACAGATCTCTCACATGGATTTTTTCCCCTTGACTATACCGAAAAGCTTCATGTTTTATTTCCTACTTTATTTTCACTGCCATTTTTCTAGTTCAACAATtgtacaaaatatataaaaaatgtacatatcATCAGCAAACATTGCTTTTGTGATAAATTTTTcaagttttatttaattttgtgcCAGAAACCCACACTGAATCCACCATTGTGTTGGGATCAGGATTATCCTGATTATTTGGATCAAATGTATCCCAATTCAAACACAAACAACACAAAGTGAAGGTTTGATCCAGATTAAAACCGAGATTAAATTATGTGATCTTATCTGATTTCAGAATCCCTCTTCTCCCTTTGAACAACCTATTTTCAAGATTCAATCCAATCCGTTCCGAAATCCCACTGGATTACTTTTGAACAACTGGGCCCTGGAGACTGTCTGTACAGGGAATTAATGTGCATCgggcattttaaaatattttattagctCACTTAGTTGAAACGGTACGTATTTATGgtacaaagaaaacaaacaaagaacCATTTTAGGAGGATGTAGTAGCGAACCACGCACTTTATAAAAGTCCTGTCACCTGTCAGAACTTTGGCGTAAATCCGTTCTTTCTCTTAAAAAATGTCACCACCGTAGTTTTTCACTACATAAAAGTGTCGACAATGACTGTATCCACTAAACTAAGGTTTGCGTCGATATTTGGAACATTTTAGCATGAAACAATGTTTCCATCACCCCCATTTTAGCGTTAAAGTGTTCTGCTCATAAAATCTCTTGAATGGAAACCTGCAAACAAAACTGGGCCAAAGTAAGACTGATTAGTTAAAAACACTTACAGTCCCGTCCATTAGCCAGGTTTGGAAGTTGTTCTTTCCAGGCAGTGGCCGTTCCACATTACCACCACACTGCGCGACGATCCAGTCCACCAAACGCGCCTCCAGATCAGGGTCGTACTTCTGTTCGATCTTTTCCTGCACCTCACGGCTCAGGCCGTAGCTTGGACCTCGATTAGCCATCGCTGCTAATTAATGGAAATGAGTCTGGCTACTAAACGAAAAACTCAGGGAAACATACACACGGCATGTTAAACTGCACGTTTCATTCACTCTAAAATAACGGTCGCTCATATATAGTTGCGTATGTCTTAAATGACTTATGGAATTATGGGTTTCTACTGTACTGATCGGGGAAATGTAAATAGTAACAACAATAATGGCGTATGAAATATatgaatgtatttaaaaaaatctactaTCTTCATACTAAATTCATTCTTGGAGTCAGAAAATTTAGGATGAAAATTGTCCACCTTTTTATGATACGATTCTTTTAAAGTCATTGTTATTTCTGTTATACTCATTAGGTTTACACCTAAGCACAACATATCAATAGCTGTACTCGGACACAAAGTATAGAATATTGACTTACCATAACCTCTATTAATAATCATCTTCATGCAGAATTACAGATCAAATAATTTATATCCAGAATAAGGGACAAAATATGGCTGACAAAGCAACATGCAAAATGACTTTATATCATTTAAATTCATATTTCCTCGTATATGCCAGGAAAAGttgttctgaaaagcagcaggtGGATTGTgtgtattgttattattgttgaaaatatacattgtcgtgtttattttaaatacaaCATTTATATCGAAGTGACATTCCTATAATTAAAACGACAACGCATGCTATGTCTTAAAGAGTTCCTCCCGCCATGGAACAACAGTATTTCGTCTAAATACTGTTGTaactaaaacaataataaagaaTATTCGAATACTAATTAGATACGGTTGTGCTAGCTACAGGCTCTTGAAATTATAGCATTAATGATTTGTTCAATTTCACTTGTTCTCTATTTACTCAAATGTATAACCGGCAATCGTACTTACATTAAATTCGATCTCTCTGTACCCGTTCGTCGATTATGCTGGCAATTGCTGAAAAAGCTGTACGGCGACATATAAAGCAGGGAGTCCTGGGTGGGGCGAGGCGATGATCTCATAATTCCAGGCGGACAGCGCCCCGCTCGCATACGGGACAGAACGGAAGGATCTCACGAGCAGCACCTTCAAAGTCTGAAAAACCCCAAAGCAAACTCACGTTATAGTGCAACTTAATACGCTTTATCCAAATTATCGCTTGTATTGTAGTTAAAGCTAAATATAGGACATACAGAATGCGTTTTAAAAGAATTGTCATATTAATAACAGATGGGATTTTTCTAAAGATGAAATATCTGTTTCAAGGTTCAAATGTTTACTGTCATTTGTATATAGTACAATGGCATTCTTACGTATTACTGTAACAAAATCTTAATGTAAAGCGGTACAATACTGTAGAAAAAATGCATTCTGCTGTATGGGCACTTTTCCGTTTCCCATAAAATTTTGCAATGTACTGTAATTCAGCATATGCACTGAAAAAGTAACCTACAGAATTTACTCAAATAAAATGATGTAACAATTTGCCTTCACTTTtttggggtaatcattttttaattaaactcaTGTATAGCAAATATGTCAATTCATTTAATGTGCCATATTTAGCATTTGATGCAAAGTGGTACAAGGCAAGATGCAGGTGTCTTCACCAGAATGTGCTTGATGCAGTTCCCTGTCCCATTGGGTGTTAAGGGTTTTGCTTAAGGGCCCATAGACATGTAGatattctgctgaggctgggcacaaACTCACAACCTGCTGGTCACCAGCCCAGATACTTTCAGTCTTGTGAGCAACATAATGCCACATGCAAACCTGCCCTAAAGTCAATGGCACATTATTTCACTGTTATTTTAATGGTGATTTCACTGAAAAAGATGATGTGTACTTTAACGTAGTTTAATGCACTTTAAAAAAATCCCCGTAATTTTTTGCACAAACTTTTcctaagtaagtttaactgcaGCACTACTGAGTAAAAGTCACATAATTATAAGCCTTAAGAATCACATGTTAAATTTAAGGAAATTTGATAATTACCCTCAAGGTCTTGCGTAACATTCATTTTGATGTTTGTAGTAAATAAATCCTTAATtgattctatccatccatctgcctacctacactaaaaatgtATTGTTGGATGTGACTTTAGATCAGATGCTGAATAGGGCCTTCTAATTAGCATTGGTCAAATTAGTTGCTAAATTTGGCTTTACGTTACtcctaaaaaaattataaatttaCCCAAAATAATTGAGTGCAAAAACGTTGGCTTAAGTCCTAGAGGTTGTTTTTTTCAGAGGGGTATTATAACAGTAACATACTGTAAAATAGAGTACAGTAGATGAAATGTAACATTAACAGTAAACTACTGGCAAACCTGCTGCCAGTATTTTACTGTAAATTTACATGATAATTTTTACAGTGGTACTTCTGTCAGATCACTGAGTCAAATACGCTGGCCATCGATAACAACAATAAGTTCCACATCCATAGACAAAACTGATACACACGCAAAAAGGGCCTGGGTAGTCAGAATGCTTAAGGGTGGTGAAATATGCAGTATACTTTTAAATGCAGTCTGGCGTGCTATGTGCTTGATTGCTGGAAGGTGTTGCTGATAATGCTCTGAATGGTCTGTACCTTTCTCTGCAGCCCTTTGCAGCTCTGTGCCAAGAAGCTTTACAGCTCAGAAACAGTGAAGGAATGAACAAGGAATGTACAAGGAATTTTATTTGGCGTGAAAGGTGCAGATGTACGAGCAGAGAGACATAGCTATACAGACAAACATCATAAAAACACTAAATATAATGAATATACGGGTAAACAGGGGTGTTAAAAGTAAATACAGAAGGTGCACTGgctagcattgttgcctcatggAACAGGGTTTGAGACCCTgctatggctccatgtgtgaagtttgcatgttctccccatgttgcaaTGGAGTTTCCTCTGACAATCCAGAAATATGCcaaggtgaactggagttaccaaactgccAGTAGATGTGAGTAAATgtctcatcctgggttattttcTACCTTGTACCCATATGCACTAGACCCCCAGAACCCTGAATAGGAAATTGGATGGATGCACATAGAGAAAAACAGAATCTAAATAAACATAAGTATATGTACTAGAAAGTAAAAACTTTAAGACAGTATTGATTAAGAATAGTCAAGGTACCAGTGAACAAACATTATCTGCAAAAGGGGCAAAGAGTGGATTTATGAGATAAGCTGAGATCACAACCGATTGATGGCTACTACAATTTTTGGGAAGAAGCTGTTTGTCATGCCCCGCTTGTCCTaccctcccgtgtgccacgccccctcatctaccccatgtggattccccatgttcaccagctgtttcctgttgttgtcattagttcaatgtatttagtccgcgtttcAATTTGTTTCCCTTGTCCGGTCATTAACGTTGCATGTTGTGGTTGGAGTGTGTTACCCCGCGAATAAAACCCTTTTGTCCGTATCCACGGCTATCTTCGTCTGCTTCCCTGTGCGAGCTGTAACACTGTTTTTGTGTCTTGCGGTTTCGGTTTGTATTACTTGAAAACACTTTCCACTTTGAAAGTTATGGAAAAGGTAATGACCAGGATGAGATGATaacagatactttattgatccccattgggaaattctctttatacctcccccaacttgctctttgtaggcaAGAATAAGCTGGCCATgatggtcttgctcaaggacctgcagacaTGCTGGAGCTGGGttcaaactggcaaccttctgatcacagggacAGCCCACTGAGCCATCAGCATGGCATGACAGAAGGACAATCCACAGCGC
Coding sequences within it:
- the tagln3b gene encoding transgelin-3b; protein product: MANRGPSYGLSREVQEKIEQKYDPDLEARLVDWIVAQCGGNVERPLPGKNNFQTWLMDGTLLCRLINSLYPRGKEPIKKIPETQMAFRQMEKISQFLKAAEAYGVITTDIFQTVDLWEGKDMAAVQRTLMALGSVAVTKDDGHYRGDREWFHKKAQGHRREFSLEQLRRGQSLIGLQMGSNQGASQSGMTGYGMPRQIM